Proteins found in one Streptococcus anginosus subsp. whileyi MAS624 genomic segment:
- a CDS encoding GNAT family N-acetyltransferase yields MKLRRPRLEDKDAVMALIMEFENSNAAHDGGFWNEEDFDYEDWIAGNRNAEMGLNIPDTWVPAIQFVGFDEGQAVGFLNLRLSLNEYLLEHGGHIGYSVRPSMQGRGHATSMLKEGLLVAASKNIHQVLVTCAVDNPASRAVILKNGGILEDVRAGKERYWIDLE; encoded by the coding sequence ATGAAATTAAGACGACCAAGATTGGAAGATAAGGACGCAGTCATGGCTCTCATAATGGAATTTGAAAATTCAAATGCCGCACACGATGGTGGTTTTTGGAACGAGGAGGATTTTGATTATGAAGATTGGATTGCTGGGAACCGAAATGCAGAAATGGGTCTCAATATTCCTGATACCTGGGTGCCAGCTATACAATTTGTCGGGTTTGATGAAGGACAAGCAGTTGGTTTTTTAAATTTGCGCCTGAGCCTAAATGAATACTTACTCGAACACGGTGGTCATATAGGCTATAGTGTTCGTCCATCTATGCAAGGGAGAGGCCATGCTACTTCGATGCTGAAAGAAGGACTTCTTGTTGCTGCTTCAAAGAATATTCACCAAGTGCTGGTGACTTGTGCGGTAGATAATCCAGCTAGTCGAGCAGTAATTTTAAAAAATGGCGGAATATTGGAAGATGTACGAGCCGGGAAAGAGCGCTATTGGATAGATTTGGAGTAG
- the nrdG gene encoding anaerobic ribonucleoside-triphosphate reductase activating protein, producing the protein MTWNTPKPGEWKSEELSKGRIIDYKAFNFVDGEGVRNSLYVSGCMFHCEGCYNVATWSFNAGIPYTQELEEQIMKDLAEPYVQGLTLLGGEPFLNTGILLPLVKRIRRELPDKDIWSWTGYTWEEMMLETPDKLELLSLIDILVDGRFDKAKRNLMLQFRGSSNQRIIDVQKSLKAGKVIIWDRLNDGTESFEQVNRDKTE; encoded by the coding sequence ATGACATGGAATACACCGAAGCCAGGTGAGTGGAAAAGTGAAGAGTTAAGCAAGGGGCGTATTATTGACTATAAAGCCTTTAATTTTGTGGATGGTGAAGGGGTGCGTAATTCCCTCTATGTCAGCGGCTGCATGTTTCATTGTGAGGGCTGCTACAATGTAGCGACCTGGTCGTTCAATGCCGGGATTCCTTATACGCAAGAGCTGGAAGAGCAAATCATGAAAGATTTGGCTGAGCCCTATGTTCAAGGACTGACCTTGCTAGGAGGAGAGCCTTTTCTGAATACTGGGATTCTCTTGCCCTTAGTCAAGCGTATTCGACGAGAGTTGCCTGACAAAGATATTTGGTCTTGGACGGGCTATACATGGGAAGAAATGATGCTGGAAACACCAGATAAACTTGAACTTCTTAGTCTCATTGATATTCTGGTAGATGGTCGTTTTGATAAGGCAAAACGAAATCTCATGTTGCAATTTCGAGGTTCTTCTAATCAACGAATCATTGATGTGCAAAAGTCTCTCAAAGCTGGAAAAGTGATTATTTGGGATAGATTGAATGATGGCACAGAAAGTTTTGAGCAGGTTAATCGAGATAAAACAGAATAA
- a CDS encoding SpaA isopeptide-forming pilin-related protein: MKKRGNIQKLILFFWFLLYLGGNIYYTQDVFASNNNTSNSVTNKTSKVDDFKKAYEDGFYNTNYDWSVTGNFNSDYVPTDIKAYNKATTNVSDVKISVEFKEKENNKGIAYLTDNKKRHSDNKATDNLFIGKLDTNKTPTLGIFTQAGEDEGKLNTSERWNFDGSKFVGTLTITFDKEVENPILDLSGIGGYRKVFTTTGSDNYAKGSFSASELELKNADITVEKVGTGANLQVENKKIKVIDKNTYSQSVLDKLFVQDAENPAARTPDLSPAGTGSVMLVGKMKEVTFDVYHSAIPFSKFSTEQYHTGNSYFTKEEDKKCADGINGLNTLITEEVCKDKFNNKGTKLYNSDLFLISIRLAKRGSVDVKYITTDGKILENVTDVVKDELVGKDYITVQKSFNGYVFEKMDTNSAPTTGKVKEEKQHVIYVYREHIPGFPPPPSTPPTKVKFSKKALTENGEELKGATIRLTKEDGSLVKEWVTDGTVKEFELKDGKYTFTEISAPAKYQVATAITFEVKNGKAIVKGIEVTGNTIVMVDKLRELPPPPPSTPSTKVKFSKKALTENGEELKGATIRLTKEDGSLVKEWVTDGTVKEFELKDGKYTFTEISAPAKYQVATAITFEVKNGKAIVKGIEVTGNTIVMVDKLRELPPPPPSTPSTKVKFSKKALTENGEELKGATIRLTKEDGSLVKEWVTDGTVKEFELKDGKYTFTEISAPAKYQVATAITFEVKNGKAIVKGIEVTGNTIVMVDKLKELPPPNTNTNKTLPKTGEGTNISLYAWLMLTSGTLLVLIGYRRRNHAK; this comes from the coding sequence ATGAAAAAAAGAGGGAATATACAAAAACTAATTTTATTTTTTTGGTTTTTGTTATATTTGGGGGGAAATATTTATTATACACAAGATGTATTTGCGAGTAACAATAACACAAGCAATTCTGTAACTAACAAAACAAGTAAAGTGGATGATTTTAAAAAAGCTTATGAAGATGGATTTTATAATACAAATTATGATTGGAGTGTAACAGGAAATTTTAATTCTGATTATGTTCCAACTGATATTAAAGCATATAATAAGGCAACAACAAATGTTAGTGATGTTAAAATATCTGTTGAATTTAAAGAAAAAGAAAACAATAAAGGTATTGCATACCTTACAGATAATAAAAAAAGGCATTCAGACAATAAGGCAACAGATAATTTATTTATAGGTAAACTTGATACTAATAAAACACCAACTCTTGGAATTTTTACACAAGCAGGAGAAGATGAGGGGAAGTTAAATACTTCTGAAAGATGGAATTTTGATGGAAGTAAGTTTGTTGGCACATTAACTATAACTTTTGACAAAGAAGTTGAAAATCCGATATTAGATTTATCAGGTATAGGCGGATATAGAAAAGTTTTTACTACAACAGGATCTGATAACTATGCAAAGGGATCGTTTAGTGCCTCAGAATTGGAACTAAAAAATGCAGATATTACGGTAGAAAAAGTCGGTACTGGAGCTAACTTACAGGTTGAAAACAAAAAAATTAAAGTTATCGATAAAAATACATACTCGCAATCTGTATTAGATAAACTATTTGTTCAAGATGCTGAAAATCCAGCTGCAAGAACTCCTGATTTATCTCCGGCAGGGACAGGATCAGTTATGTTGGTTGGTAAAATGAAAGAAGTAACATTTGATGTTTATCATAGCGCTATTCCTTTTTCTAAATTTTCAACAGAGCAATATCACACAGGGAACTCCTATTTTACAAAGGAAGAGGATAAAAAATGTGCAGATGGAATTAACGGATTAAATACACTTATTACTGAGGAAGTTTGTAAAGATAAATTTAACAACAAAGGGACAAAACTGTATAATTCTGATTTATTTTTAATCTCTATTAGACTTGCTAAAAGAGGAAGTGTGGATGTTAAGTACATCACAACAGATGGCAAAATTTTAGAGAATGTAACAGATGTTGTTAAAGATGAACTGGTAGGAAAAGATTATATAACCGTTCAAAAAAGTTTTAATGGATATGTGTTTGAAAAAATGGATACTAATTCAGCTCCGACAACAGGAAAGGTGAAAGAAGAAAAACAACACGTAATTTATGTATATAGAGAACATATTCCAGGCTTTCCACCGCCACCATCAACGCCACCAACAAAAGTTAAGTTTTCTAAGAAAGCATTAACAGAGAATGGAGAAGAACTAAAAGGAGCAACCATCAGATTGACGAAAGAAGATGGAAGCTTAGTCAAAGAATGGGTAACAGATGGAACGGTAAAAGAGTTTGAATTAAAAGACGGGAAGTACACCTTCACAGAAATATCGGCACCAGCTAAATACCAAGTAGCAACAGCAATAACATTTGAAGTAAAAAATGGAAAAGCAATAGTGAAAGGTATAGAAGTAACAGGAAATACGATAGTGATGGTAGATAAGCTGAGAGAACTTCCGCCGCCACCACCATCAACGCCATCAACAAAAGTTAAGTTTTCTAAGAAAGCATTAACAGAGAATGGAGAAGAACTAAAAGGAGCAACCATCAGATTGACGAAAGAAGATGGAAGCTTAGTCAAAGAATGGGTAACAGATGGAACGGTAAAAGAGTTTGAATTAAAAGACGGGAAGTACACCTTCACAGAAATATCGGCACCAGCTAAATACCAAGTAGCAACAGCAATAACATTTGAAGTAAAAAATGGAAAAGCAATAGTGAAAGGTATAGAAGTAACAGGAAATACGATAGTGATGGTAGATAAGCTGAGAGAACTTCCGCCGCCACCACCATCAACGCCATCAACAAAAGTTAAGTTTTCTAAGAAAGCATTAACAGAGAATGGAGAAGAACTAAAAGGAGCAACCATCAGATTGACGAAAGAAGATGGAAGCTTAGTCAAAGAATGGGTAACAGATGGAACGGTAAAAGAGTTTGAATTAAAAGACGGGAAGTACACCTTCACAGAAATATCGGCACCAGCTAAATACCAAGTAGCAACAGCAATAACATTTGAAGTAAAAAATGGAAAAGCGATAGTGAAAGGTATAGAAGTAACAGGAAATACGATAGTGATGGTAGATAAGTTGAAAGAACTTCCACCACCAAATACAAACACTAACAAAACTTTGCCGAAAACTGGAGAAGGTACAAACATATCTCTATATGCATGGCTTATGTTAACATCAGGAACATTATTAGTGCTTATAGGATACAGACGCAGAAATCATGCGAAGTAG
- a CDS encoding recombinase zinc beta ribbon domain-containing protein, giving the protein MKYKTGFNTKVVTKWDTPAVNRILTNEIYIGTLQQGKREKINYKLDKVISKAKSDWIEIEDNHEAIIDIHDFEIVQKLLRCDIKARNIGEKADIFSGLLFCKDCNSQMTKKMDRRGKKSATYYICSMYNKGKSCSRHSIKQEELKKTVLETIRHYINSLGKYEVIFEKIREMEISYELFKKIDKRQEYIKKSKAKFELLKSSLFQDLKEGLISEEEFYDMREFYTNRIVESELILERQDKEIAWLYKKSIGNQNFISEIKKYRNISVLERGLLVRLIDKIYVLEDQRIEIHFNYDETLDIFDKLNSYQLQTL; this is encoded by the coding sequence ATCAAATACAAGACGGGCTTTAACACAAAAGTTGTTACAAAATGGGATACACCTGCGGTTAATCGTATTTTAACCAATGAAATATATATTGGTACATTGCAACAAGGAAAAAGAGAAAAAATAAATTATAAGCTGGATAAGGTTATATCTAAAGCCAAAAGCGATTGGATTGAGATTGAAGATAACCATGAGGCAATTATTGATATCCATGATTTTGAGATTGTACAAAAACTTTTAAGGTGCGATATAAAGGCAAGAAATATAGGTGAAAAGGCAGATATATTTTCCGGACTTTTGTTTTGTAAGGATTGTAATTCGCAAATGACAAAGAAGATGGATAGGAGAGGAAAGAAGTCTGCAACCTACTATATTTGCTCTATGTATAACAAAGGAAAGTCATGCAGCAGACACTCTATCAAGCAGGAAGAATTGAAAAAGACGGTTCTTGAAACCATTCGCCACTATATAAATTCACTTGGAAAATACGAAGTTATTTTTGAAAAAATAAGAGAAATGGAAATCTCTTATGAATTATTCAAGAAAATAGATAAAAGGCAAGAATATATAAAGAAAAGTAAGGCGAAATTTGAGCTTTTAAAATCATCATTGTTTCAGGATTTAAAAGAGGGGCTTATTTCTGAGGAAGAGTTTTACGATATGAGAGAGTTTTATACCAATCGTATTGTAGAAAGCGAGCTGATTTTAGAAAGACAGGATAAAGAAATCGCGTGGCTGTATAAAAAGAGTATAGGCAATCAGAACTTTATCTCAGAAATAAAGAAGTACAGGAACATAAGCGTTTTAGAAAGAGGGCTTCTCGTAAGACTAATAGATAAAATCTATGTATTGGAAGATCAAAGGATAGAAATTCATTTTAACTATGATGAAACTTTAGATATATTCGATAAATTAAATAGCTACCAACTTCAAACACTTTAA
- a CDS encoding recombinase family protein yields the protein MARTANRRISAAKNKVMLEPLNGFQTAIYTRISRDKKEKSSDSIENQIALCEGYIQKNDELSLTDIYKYVPKTGTNFERPDFDKLIEKIRQGNIECIVVKDLSRFGRNYIELGNFMEKIFQRKYLHLIKYELSRVDLSVGQHLMGI from the coding sequence ATGGCAAGAACTGCAAACAGAAGAATATCAGCAGCAAAAAATAAAGTAATGTTAGAACCATTAAATGGCTTTCAAACAGCTATTTATACCAGAATCTCAAGAGATAAGAAAGAGAAATCGAGCGATTCTATTGAAAATCAGATTGCTCTTTGTGAAGGGTATATCCAAAAGAATGATGAGCTTAGCTTGACTGACATATATAAATATGTTCCGAAAACCGGAACAAATTTTGAAAGACCAGACTTTGATAAACTGATAGAGAAAATAAGGCAGGGGAACATTGAGTGTATTGTTGTAAAGGATTTATCTCGTTTTGGAAGAAACTATATTGAGCTTGGAAATTTTATGGAGAAGATATTTCAAAGAAAGTATCTACATCTAATCAAATACGAATTAAGCAGGGTGGATTTATCTGTGGGGCAGCACCTTATGGGTATATGA
- a CDS encoding recombinase family protein — MNTVDFYLRLSLEDGDYKDESNSIVSQRDILKDYISLREEFAGVKVREHIDDGYTGTNFNRPAFQKVIGLVKKNEIKTILVKDLSHLARDYIEAGAYIEQIFPFMQVRFISVNDNYDSNNNEDGIVGLDVPFRNLTHDYYSKDISQKMRSSVKVRQDKGYYFGSKAPYGYVKDKKDHHHLIVDEKARHIIEEIFERYLSGDSMLSIAKDFNEREVLTPAKYIGLKRGSGIWTGQIVRYILTQRVYTGAVVGGKTRVQEVGFDNRKWIDESEWIIRENMYEAIISKENFIKVQELLNRNEKRISRERKNFHILQDKVYCGK, encoded by the coding sequence ATGAATACAGTAGATTTTTACTTAAGACTATCTTTAGAAGATGGGGACTACAAAGATGAGAGTAACAGCATTGTTTCTCAAAGAGATATTCTAAAAGACTATATCAGCTTAAGAGAAGAATTTGCAGGAGTTAAAGTAAGAGAACATATAGATGATGGTTATACTGGAACAAACTTTAATCGACCTGCTTTTCAAAAGGTGATAGGTCTTGTTAAGAAAAATGAAATAAAGACAATTCTTGTAAAGGACTTATCTCACTTGGCAAGAGATTATATTGAAGCAGGAGCATATATTGAGCAGATATTTCCTTTTATGCAAGTTCGATTTATTTCTGTTAATGATAATTATGATAGTAATAATAATGAAGATGGGATTGTCGGCTTAGATGTTCCGTTTAGAAACCTTACTCATGATTACTATTCAAAAGACATCTCACAGAAAATGCGTTCCTCTGTAAAAGTGAGACAAGACAAAGGTTATTACTTTGGTTCAAAAGCTCCTTATGGATATGTGAAAGATAAAAAAGACCATCACCATTTGATTGTTGATGAAAAAGCAAGACATATCATTGAAGAAATATTTGAAAGGTATTTAAGTGGAGATAGTATGCTTTCTATCGCAAAAGATTTCAATGAAAGAGAAGTTTTAACACCGGCAAAGTATATTGGACTAAAGAGAGGAAGCGGAATCTGGACAGGACAAATTGTTAGGTATATATTAACACAAAGAGTCTATACAGGGGCAGTTGTTGGAGGAAAAACAAGAGTACAGGAAGTGGGCTTCGATAATCGGAAATGGATAGATGAAAGTGAATGGATTATACGAGAAAATATGTACGAAGCTATCATTTCTAAAGAGAATTTTATCAAAGTTCAGGAATTATTAAATCGCAATGAAAAGCGCATCAGCAGGGAAAGAAAGAATTTTCACATTCTTCAGGATAAAGTCTATTGTGGTAAATGA
- a CDS encoding response regulator transcription factor, whose protein sequence is MTKRILLVDDEVEITEINKRYLTQAGYEVNVAHDGQEALELFQKYSIDLIITDIMMPNMDGYDLIGEVQYLAPDQPFLFITAKTSEPDKIYSLSMGADDFITKPFSPRELVLRVNNILRRIHRSMGMEETLQLGDLVMNHETREVSVHDRPLDITIKSFELLWILANNPQRVFSKTELYEKVWQEDFVDDTNTLNVHIHALRQDLAKYSTEKTPTIKTVWGLGYKIEV, encoded by the coding sequence ATGACAAAGAGAATTTTGTTAGTAGATGATGAAGTAGAGATTACCGAGATTAACAAGCGTTATTTAACACAGGCAGGTTATGAAGTCAATGTGGCGCATGATGGACAAGAAGCTTTAGAGTTGTTTCAGAAATATTCAATTGATTTGATAATTACAGATATTATGATGCCTAATATGGATGGCTATGATCTGATTGGGGAAGTACAATATCTTGCTCCAGACCAGCCTTTCCTTTTTATCACGGCTAAAACATCTGAGCCAGATAAGATTTATTCTCTCAGTATGGGGGCAGATGATTTCATCACCAAACCTTTTAGCCCGCGGGAATTGGTGTTGCGAGTCAATAATATCCTACGTCGCATTCACCGTAGTATGGGAATGGAAGAAACACTGCAGCTGGGTGATCTGGTGATGAATCACGAAACGCGCGAAGTAAGTGTTCATGATCGTCCGCTAGATATCACCATCAAATCGTTTGAGTTGCTATGGATTCTTGCTAATAATCCTCAACGTGTTTTTTCTAAAACAGAGCTTTATGAAAAGGTGTGGCAAGAGGACTTTGTGGATGACACAAATACGCTCAATGTTCATATCCATGCTTTGCGGCAGGATTTAGCGAAGTATAGTACTGAAAAAACGCCCACTATTAAGACTGTTTGGGGGTTGGGCTATAAGATAGAGGTGTAA
- a CDS encoding sensor histidine kinase, with product MKLKHFIIVGYLISTTITVVAIIWSVNTMLISKSDIYFIIGISILASITGALVSLLLLSRVFLSLDKLKQLIKGISDKKFETVNTIKNPTEFKELADAFNNMSRNLQSTFTSLEESEKEKGLMIAQLSHDIKTPLTSIQATVEGMLDGVIAADEQQYYLKTISRQTDRLNKLVEELSFITLNTMNQPDVPLEKEEIFLDKLLIDIMSEFQLVIDKEDRDIQISVQPESAKIISNYDKLSRIILNLVSNAFKYSEAGTKLTIDAAVDNKRLTLTVADEGQGIKSEDLEKIFKRLYRVESSRNMKTGGHGLGLYIARELARQLGGDIFVQSEYGQGSSFSLVLDL from the coding sequence ATGAAATTAAAGCACTTTATTATTGTGGGTTACCTCATTTCCACAACGATCACGGTTGTTGCAATCATCTGGTCTGTCAACACCATGCTGATTTCAAAAAGTGATATTTATTTTATTATTGGTATTAGCATTCTGGCTAGTATTACAGGGGCATTGGTTAGCCTTTTGCTGTTGAGCCGTGTCTTTCTCTCTTTGGATAAATTAAAACAACTCATAAAAGGAATCTCTGACAAGAAGTTTGAAACGGTCAATACAATTAAAAATCCAACAGAATTTAAAGAGCTGGCAGATGCCTTTAATAATATGTCAAGAAACTTGCAAAGTACCTTTACTTCGTTGGAAGAAAGTGAAAAAGAAAAAGGCTTGATGATTGCTCAGCTCTCACACGATATTAAAACGCCTTTAACATCCATTCAGGCAACTGTCGAAGGAATGTTGGATGGTGTGATTGCGGCAGATGAGCAGCAGTATTATCTCAAAACCATCAGTCGGCAGACCGATCGGTTGAATAAGCTGGTCGAGGAGCTAAGTTTTATCACTCTGAATACGATGAATCAGCCAGATGTACCGCTTGAAAAAGAAGAAATTTTCCTTGATAAGCTCTTGATTGATATTATGTCGGAGTTCCAATTGGTGATTGATAAAGAAGACCGAGATATTCAGATTTCGGTGCAGCCAGAATCAGCAAAAATTATCAGCAACTATGATAAACTCTCGCGGATTATTCTCAATCTTGTCAGCAATGCTTTTAAGTATTCAGAAGCAGGCACTAAGCTTACTATTGATGCAGCGGTTGACAATAAGCGCTTGACTTTAACGGTGGCAGATGAAGGTCAGGGCATTAAGTCAGAGGATTTGGAGAAAATATTTAAACGACTTTATCGGGTAGAATCTTCTCGCAATATGAAAACTGGCGGGCACGGTCTAGGGCTCTATATTGCACGTGAATTGGCACGCCAATTGGGTGGTGATATTTTCGTGCAAAGTGAGTATGGACAAGGTAGTAGTTTTTCGCTTGTATTAGATTTATAA
- a CDS encoding SIS domain-containing protein, with translation MSDFNRKLKLINIWSNDYFEQYSIDRIKDIATPKDVIIVFSLGGSNKDVNHSILQAKEQGATVLTITTLGNHLLAKISDHMIFVYDAPKKREKLRSRLMFNLVGNLLFEVILAEQQTN, from the coding sequence ATGAGCGATTTTAACCGAAAACTCAAACTTATCAATATTTGGTCCAATGATTACTTTGAGCAATACAGCATTGACCGGATTAAAGACATTGCTACACCAAAAGATGTGATTATCGTCTTTTCACTCGGTGGCAGCAATAAAGACGTCAACCACAGTATTTTACAGGCAAAAGAACAAGGGGCAACTGTTCTTACAATCACCACTTTAGGAAACCATCTTCTCGCTAAAATCAGCGATCACATGATTTTTGTCTATGATGCACCAAAAAAACGCGAAAAATTGCGTTCGCGTTTAATGTTCAATTTAGTTGGAAATCTTCTCTTTGAAGTCATTCTAGCTGAGCAACAAACAAACTAA
- a CDS encoding PTS transporter subunit EIIC yields MKEKNKFISAFEQFGRSFLLPVSVLPGAGIIQGIGTAFTNENTLKMFPFLNNAVFQFVMKFFIALGGTAFSNLPVIFAVGVSVGLAKREKGSAALSGLLGFLVLHNVLNFLLKISGRLVNTANLSSGAAKLALSNAMQTKVLGIQTMDLSVFGGIIVGVSVYFIHKWAVKQELPTMIGFFSGPRFVPIVTMVAMSFVAVAIFFIWPTIQAGISAVSILVLKSGPIGTFLYGLIERALLPFGLHHGLNWPVRTTELGGSWTIGGNHVVGTVNAYLASLADSSIKSIDPSITRFNGGKFVYFMFGLSGAAYAMYKTASPEKRKVAGSLLFAAAGTSFLTGITEPIEFTFLFVAPMLYAVHAVLAGSALFVMHMLGAGVATPTGHGFINLVIYGVLQGPKTHWWLVFLVGIPYFFLYYYVFKFMILKFNFKTPGREDTDEVKLASKQEARGKYGLKIQNVGQAAPQDTAPTPEKSEGKELSKQEKTHQQALGLIAAHGGPENIVDVNACITRLRIDVKDKSLVDKDTIVNQYEALGFAENGMQMQSIYGAYANVLKMEIQDILGLEE; encoded by the coding sequence ATGAAAGAGAAGAATAAATTTATCTCTGCCTTTGAGCAATTTGGACGCTCATTCTTACTCCCTGTTTCGGTACTGCCCGGTGCAGGGATTATTCAAGGTATTGGTACAGCTTTTACCAATGAAAACACACTCAAGATGTTCCCATTTTTGAACAATGCAGTTTTTCAATTTGTCATGAAATTTTTCATTGCGCTTGGTGGTACAGCTTTTAGCAACTTGCCTGTTATTTTTGCAGTCGGAGTTTCAGTTGGTCTTGCAAAACGGGAAAAAGGGTCGGCAGCTTTATCTGGTTTGTTAGGTTTTCTTGTTTTGCACAATGTTTTGAATTTCTTGTTGAAAATCAGTGGAAGGCTAGTCAATACTGCTAACTTATCAAGCGGTGCAGCCAAACTTGCCCTATCAAATGCCATGCAGACAAAGGTTCTAGGGATTCAAACCATGGATCTCAGTGTGTTTGGAGGGATTATCGTTGGGGTTTCTGTTTACTTCATTCACAAGTGGGCTGTGAAACAAGAATTGCCAACCATGATTGGTTTCTTCAGTGGACCTCGTTTCGTACCAATTGTCACTATGGTGGCGATGTCCTTTGTAGCCGTTGCAATCTTCTTTATTTGGCCGACTATTCAAGCAGGCATTAGCGCAGTGTCTATCCTCGTTTTGAAGTCAGGCCCGATTGGCACTTTCTTATATGGATTGATTGAGCGGGCTCTCTTGCCATTTGGTTTGCACCATGGTCTCAACTGGCCGGTCCGTACGACAGAGCTTGGTGGCTCATGGACAATTGGTGGGAACCATGTCGTCGGTACGGTTAATGCCTACCTTGCTTCTTTAGCGGATTCTTCGATCAAGTCTATTGACCCATCAATCACACGTTTCAATGGCGGTAAATTTGTTTACTTCATGTTCGGTCTTTCTGGTGCTGCTTATGCTATGTACAAGACAGCTTCTCCAGAAAAACGTAAAGTAGCAGGTTCCCTTCTCTTTGCAGCAGCCGGAACTTCATTCTTGACTGGTATTACAGAGCCAATCGAATTTACTTTCCTTTTTGTGGCACCAATGCTTTACGCTGTGCACGCTGTTTTGGCAGGTTCTGCTTTGTTTGTTATGCACATGCTGGGTGCTGGTGTAGCAACTCCTACCGGACATGGTTTCATTAACCTTGTAATCTACGGTGTGTTGCAAGGACCTAAAACGCACTGGTGGCTCGTTTTCTTAGTAGGTATCCCTTATTTCTTCCTTTATTACTATGTCTTTAAATTTATGATTTTGAAATTCAACTTTAAGACTCCAGGTCGAGAAGATACGGATGAAGTCAAGTTGGCAAGTAAGCAAGAAGCGCGTGGTAAATATGGCTTGAAGATTCAAAATGTCGGTCAAGCAGCTCCACAGGATACAGCACCTACTCCAGAAAAATCTGAAGGGAAAGAACTTAGCAAGCAAGAAAAAACGCACCAACAGGCTCTCGGTTTGATTGCAGCCCACGGTGGTCCGGAAAATATTGTTGATGTCAATGCTTGTATCACTCGTTTGCGGATTGATGTCAAGGACAAATCATTAGTGGATAAGGATACGATTGTCAACCAATATGAAGCGCTTGGTTTTGCTGAAAATGGCATGCAAATGCAATCTATCTATGGCGCTTATGCCAATGTTCTCAAAATGGAAATCCAAGACATTCTAGGTTTAGAGGAATAG
- a CDS encoding Cof-type HAD-IIB family hydrolase, translating to MAHKILCVTDLDGTFVKNSVDVNSVDWQAYQKLTRYSDFAIATGRSVKEINYITQRNQLHLSYAIGFNGAMIAENGNILFSQKLASVDVQALLDYLKKEKLVFDALDGEERIGNFDHEDNRRLWNMPILCLENPYDLVRQRQIYKFNIRPEAAKTSVYVKELKEHFPHLEVYQSGSTRIEVTTKDVSKGSGLQLLKKHYQLVVAFGDSGNDISMFEKSDISYCMTHAPATVQAAASYVVDSFADAIKHLEKLLYQNSIKA from the coding sequence ATGGCACATAAGATTTTATGTGTAACAGATTTAGACGGAACTTTTGTGAAAAATTCTGTTGATGTTAATTCAGTAGACTGGCAAGCTTATCAAAAGTTGACACGTTACAGTGACTTCGCTATTGCTACGGGTCGTTCTGTCAAGGAAATCAACTACATTACGCAACGTAATCAGCTTCATTTAAGCTATGCAATCGGCTTTAATGGCGCCATGATTGCTGAAAATGGGAATATATTATTTTCTCAAAAGTTGGCATCAGTAGATGTACAGGCCTTGTTAGACTACCTCAAAAAAGAAAAACTCGTTTTTGATGCACTTGATGGCGAAGAGAGAATTGGCAACTTTGACCATGAGGACAATCGGCGTTTGTGGAATATGCCCATTCTTTGCTTGGAAAATCCTTATGATCTGGTTCGGCAACGTCAGATTTACAAGTTTAACATTCGTCCAGAAGCAGCAAAAACGTCTGTCTATGTAAAAGAATTAAAAGAACATTTTCCCCACTTAGAAGTCTATCAATCAGGGAGCACTCGCATAGAAGTGACTACGAAAGATGTTTCAAAAGGTAGTGGTTTACAACTTTTGAAAAAGCATTATCAACTAGTTGTGGCATTTGGCGACTCTGGAAATGACATCTCGATGTTTGAAAAATCCGATATTTCCTATTGTATGACACATGCCCCTGCCACTGTCCAGGCAGCTGCTTCCTATGTTGTCGACAGCTTTGCAGATGCTATCAAGCATTTGGAGAAGTTATTGTATCAAAATAGTATAAAGGCTTAA